The proteins below are encoded in one region of Nitrospirota bacterium:
- the secY gene encoding preprotein translocase subunit SecY, with amino-acid sequence MSIVNSFQNIFKIQELKSRVLFTFMLLCVYRIGAHIPTPGINGEELSKFLMARGGALMGFFDMFSGGALSRATIFALGIMPYISASIILQLLTIVIPTLGRLAKEGESGRKKIIQYTRYGTIVISIVQSMGIAIGIESMGDGAFVQNPGWAFRLLTMITMTSGTAFLMWLGEQITERGIGNGISLIIFSGIVARFPNAIISSVELIRAGELHILLMLLVVVMMIAVIGIIVYVERGQRKIPVQYAKRVVGRKVYGGQSTHLPLKINAAGVIPPIFASSIMMFPATIAGFISIPWVQTLSKQLAPGTIVYTTLDIVLIFFFCYFYTSIIYNPVDMADNLKKHGGFVPGVRPGQKTTDYIYHVLTRITFGGAIYLASVCILPDILRGYFKVPFYFGGTSVLIVVGVALDTMSQIESHLVTRSYDGFLKKGRLKGRKG; translated from the coding sequence GTGAGCATAGTTAACAGCTTCCAGAACATTTTCAAGATACAGGAACTTAAAAGCAGGGTACTGTTTACTTTTATGCTTTTATGCGTCTATCGTATAGGCGCCCATATCCCGACACCAGGAATTAACGGCGAGGAATTAAGTAAATTCCTTATGGCAAGGGGAGGCGCGCTTATGGGCTTTTTTGACATGTTCTCCGGCGGCGCCTTATCAAGGGCCACAATTTTTGCTCTCGGCATCATGCCGTACATAAGCGCGTCGATTATACTTCAGCTTCTTACCATTGTTATTCCGACCCTCGGACGGCTTGCAAAGGAAGGCGAGAGCGGCAGAAAAAAGATCATACAGTACACACGATATGGAACTATAGTTATCAGCATAGTTCAGTCAATGGGCATAGCCATTGGAATCGAAAGCATGGGCGACGGGGCCTTTGTTCAAAATCCAGGGTGGGCCTTCAGGCTCTTGACCATGATAACCATGACTTCAGGCACTGCCTTTCTCATGTGGCTCGGTGAGCAGATCACTGAGCGCGGGATCGGCAACGGAATTTCCCTGATAATTTTTTCAGGCATCGTCGCGCGTTTTCCGAATGCGATAATCAGTTCAGTAGAACTCATAAGGGCCGGTGAATTGCATATTCTTTTGATGCTGCTGGTGGTGGTCATGATGATCGCGGTAATCGGCATTATTGTTTATGTTGAAAGAGGGCAGCGCAAGATCCCGGTACAGTATGCCAAACGGGTAGTGGGGCGAAAGGTCTACGGCGGGCAAAGCACGCATCTGCCTCTTAAAATTAACGCGGCGGGCGTTATACCGCCCATATTTGCATCTTCAATAATGATGTTCCCCGCTACGATAGCGGGTTTTATATCCATCCCTTGGGTGCAGACATTATCAAAACAGCTTGCGCCCGGAACGATAGTTTATACGACACTCGACATTGTTTTAATTTTCTTCTTTTGCTATTTCTATACCTCAATAATATACAACCCGGTGGACATGGCAGACAACCTGAAAAAACACGGGGGATTTGTGCCAGGCGTAAGGCCTGGTCAGAAAACCACCGACTATATTTATCATGTCCTAACAAGGATCACTTTTGGTGGAGCGATTTACCTCGCGTCAGTCTGCATTCTGCCTGATATTTTGAGAGGATATTTCAAGGTGCCGTTTTACTTTGGAGGAACATCTGTTTTAATAGTTGTCGGCGTTGCGCTCGATACAATGTCTCAGATAGAATCACATCTGGTGACGCGTTCTTATGATGGGTTCCTGAAGAAAGGAAGACTGAAGGGCAGGAAAGGCTGA